The Nitratidesulfovibrio sp. SRB-5 genome includes a window with the following:
- a CDS encoding GlcG/HbpS family heme-binding protein: MRTILLDDALHATMEAERLARADGGLPVCLCVTDGSGDLLAFVRMDGAPERLVPIVIAKAYTAVRMRATTEAFRKRLLDGGLTLNDFCDPLLTSLPGGVPLLAEDGRCVAAVAVSGRALADDAALAATYARLLRERLDPARGAD; encoded by the coding sequence ATGCGGACCATACTGCTGGACGATGCGCTGCACGCCACCATGGAGGCCGAACGCCTGGCCCGCGCCGACGGCGGACTGCCTGTCTGCCTGTGCGTGACCGACGGCAGCGGCGACCTGCTGGCCTTCGTCCGCATGGACGGGGCGCCGGAACGACTGGTGCCCATCGTCATCGCCAAGGCGTATACGGCGGTGCGCATGCGAGCCACCACGGAAGCCTTCAGGAAGCGGCTGCTCGACGGCGGCCTGACCCTGAACGACTTCTGCGATCCGTTGCTGACCAGCCTGCCCGGCGGGGTGCCCCTGCTGGCGGAGGATGGCCGGTGCGTGGCTGCGGTGGCCGTGAGTGGCCGTGCGCTTGCCGACGATGCCGCGCTGGCGGCGACGTATGCCCGCCTGTTGCGAGAACGGTTGGACCCGGCCCG